A stretch of the Melanotaenia boesemani isolate fMelBoe1 chromosome 24, fMelBoe1.pri, whole genome shotgun sequence genome encodes the following:
- the sh3yl1 gene encoding SH3 domain-containing YSC84-like protein 1 isoform X2, giving the protein MITARGGSGIVIARLPDRRWSAPSAIGIAGLGGGFEIGVEVSDLVIILNQRRAIEAFTKGGNLTLGGNCTVAVGPIGRNVEADVALRSTAAVFTYCRSRGLFAGISLEGSYLIERKETNRKFYSQDIRASAILNGDVEPPSECYDLYHILDVYTEAYTSDWTSKNNRVKSAPPSRPPAPSQQRRPTSSQQPAADGGRKNALYPSVSVYKSETSSQFASRDSQSYGTGPPSGGASGVLVVTATHPFTGQQPGDLSFFPGDRITVITKTESQYDWWEGKLDDGRVGIFPANFVTY; this is encoded by the exons GTTGGTCGGCACCTTCTGCCATCGGTATAGCTGGTCTGGGTGGAGGCTTTGAGATCGGAGTGGAG GTGTCAGACCTGGTGATCATCCTGAACCAGCGCAGGGCCATCGAGGCGTTCACGAAGGGCGGGAACCTGACGCTGGGCGGGAACTGCACCGTCGCCGTGGGACCTATTGGCAG GAATGTGGAGGCGGACGTTGCTCTGCGCAGCACTGCAGCCGTCTTCACCTACTGCAGGTCCAGAGGCCTGTTTGCAGGGATTTCCCTGGAAGGCTCTTACCTGATCGAGCGCAAGGAAACCAACCGAAA GTTCTACTCCCAAGATATCCGGGcgtcggccattttgaatggTGATGTAGAGCCTCCTTCAGAGTGCTACGACCTCTACCACATCCTGGACGTCTACACAGAGGCGTACACCTCCGACTGGACCAGCAAGAACAATCGTGTTAag TCTGCTcctccatccagacctccagCTCCATCACAGCAGAGAAGACCAACCAGCAGTCAGCAGCCGGCGGCCGATGGCG gaagaaaaaacgCACTCTATCCAAGCGTCTCCGTCTACAAATCTGAAACCTCAA gTCAGTTTGCCTCCAGAGACTCTCAGAGCTACG GTACGGGGCCTCCATCGGGCGGGGCCAGTGGGGTTTTGGTCGTCACGGCAACACACCCATTTACAGGACAACAGCCCGGGGACCTGAGCTTCTTCCCTGGTGACCGGATCACCGTCATCACCAAAACGGAGTCCCAGTACGACTGGTGGGAAGGGAAACTGGACGACGGGCGGGTCGGGATATTTCCCGCCAATTTTGTCACGTACTGA